Genomic DNA from Streptomyces diastaticus subsp. diastaticus:
AATGGTCAGCGGCCGGATGACCCCGCTGGTCATGCGGTGGCCTCGCGGCGCGCCACGGCGTGCACCAGGCGGCCCAGCTCCCGGTACGGGCTGCGCCTGGAGGCGGCCCATTCGGTCTCGAACGCCGCCTGGTACTCCTCCTCAGTGGGCTTCCAGTCGGTGCGGTGGTCGTGGAAGATCCGCACGCCCTGCCACGGCAGGGGGGTGAGTCCGTTCGCGCGGGCGAGGCTGTCCAGGTGGTCGGGGGTGTCGCCGCGGGTGGTGATGCCGAGGTTGCCGACGCTGGCTGCCTGCCCGCTCTCGATCTGCGCCCGGGCCGACGCGTAGTCGCCGGACAGCGCCTCGCGCACGCCCACGGCGAGCCGGTTCTTCGTCAGGACGCTGAGGATGCCGCCGTCGGCGACGAGCCGGGCGAGGTGGGCGACGGGGGCGACGGAGTCGGCCAGGTACATCACGACGCCGTGGCACACGACCGCGTCGAACGCGGCGTCGTCGAACGGCAGTGTGTAGATGTCGCCCTCGCTCAGGGTCACTCGCTCGGCGATCTCGGGGACGATGGCGACCCGCTTGGCGGCGGCCTCGAGCATGCCGGGCGACTTCTCCACGCCGGACACGTGGTGTCCGGCGGCCGC
This window encodes:
- a CDS encoding class I SAM-dependent methyltransferase; its protein translation is MTAASSSTAPDFATVGSGYAAYSGGGRGRLRHDITARRVLAELGERSARVLDVGCGDGEMVLRLAAAGHHVSGVEKSPGMLEAAAKRVAIVPEIAERVTLSEGDIYTLPFDDAAFDAVVCHGVVMYLADSVAPVAHLARLVADGGILSVLTKNRLAVGVREALSGDYASARAQIESGQAASVGNLGITTRGDTPDHLDSLARANGLTPLPWQGVRIFHDHRTDWKPTEEEYQAAFETEWAASRRSPYRELGRLVHAVARREATA